In one window of Elusimicrobiota bacterium DNA:
- a CDS encoding PhoH family protein: protein MARKTFILDTNVLIHDPDAITSFADNTVVIPMAVIEELDVLKKFHDERGRAARSVSRKLNNLSVKGKFNEGISLETGGKLLIDLEQKINLPYDFSNSKKDNLILSAALARQKKDGKVIFITKDINLRIKAEAIGLVAQDYEKEKIKIEELYQGYRELGVSEELIDKFYKTKSIPSVKTGDEFAANEFVILKGDTNPSKSALAKYDVKFKSLVSLTYKEAAVWGLKPLNTEQKFAFELLLADSIQLVTLVGVPGAGKTILSLAAGLQKTIDEKMYKRLLVGKSVTPVGKDIGYLPGTKEEKISQWMGSIYDNLEFIVDKNNPDEDTDEKVQYFFDSGKIEIEALAFLRGRSIPKQFIIIDDAQNLTPHEVKTIISRAGEGTKVVLTGDPYQIDNPYLDAESNGLTYLVDRFKGQEIYGHIGFKKTERSNLAALAGELL from the coding sequence ATGGCTAGAAAAACTTTTATTCTTGATACAAATGTACTAATCCACGACCCTGATGCAATAACCTCGTTTGCAGACAATACAGTTGTAATCCCGATGGCAGTTATTGAAGAACTGGATGTTCTTAAAAAATTCCATGACGAACGCGGCAGGGCAGCAAGAAGCGTATCTCGGAAATTAAATAATCTATCTGTAAAAGGAAAATTTAACGAAGGCATCTCACTTGAAACCGGTGGAAAACTGCTGATAGACCTTGAACAAAAAATAAACCTGCCTTACGATTTCTCAAATTCTAAAAAAGATAATCTTATACTTTCGGCAGCGCTCGCAAGACAAAAAAAAGATGGAAAGGTTATATTTATAACAAAAGATATTAACTTAAGAATTAAAGCGGAGGCTATTGGGCTTGTTGCTCAGGACTATGAAAAAGAAAAAATAAAAATTGAAGAGTTATACCAGGGTTATAGAGAATTAGGTGTGTCAGAAGAACTAATTGATAAATTTTATAAAACCAAGTCCATTCCTTCTGTTAAAACTGGCGATGAATTTGCTGCAAACGAATTTGTAATACTGAAAGGAGATACGAACCCGTCTAAATCCGCACTTGCTAAATATGATGTTAAATTTAAATCGCTCGTTTCACTTACTTACAAAGAAGCGGCTGTATGGGGATTAAAACCATTAAATACCGAGCAGAAGTTTGCATTTGAACTCCTTTTAGCCGATAGTATCCAACTTGTGACTCTTGTAGGTGTGCCCGGTGCTGGAAAAACAATTTTATCGCTGGCAGCAGGACTTCAGAAAACGATTGATGAAAAAATGTACAAACGGCTGCTGGTTGGGAAATCAGTTACACCCGTTGGCAAAGATATTGGCTATCTGCCTGGAACAAAAGAAGAAAAAATCTCACAGTGGATGGGTTCTATCTATGACAACTTAGAGTTTATCGTAGATAAAAATAATCCTGATGAAGATACAGATGAAAAAGTCCAGTATTTTTTTGATAGTGGAAAAATAGAAATAGAAGCGCTTGCTTTTTTGCGAGGCAGAAGTATCCCGAAACAGTTCATTATTATTGACGATGCACAAAATCTTACACCACACGAAGTGAAAACAATAATATCTAGGGCTGGGGAAGGCACAAAGGTGGTATTAACCGGCGACCCGTACCAGATTGATAATCCATATCTTGATGCTGAATCAAACGGACTTACATATCTTGTTGACCGGTTCAAAGGGCAGGAAATTTACGGACATATCGGTTTCAAAAAAACAGAAAGGTCAAATCTGGCTGCATTGGCTGGCGAACTTTTGTAA
- a CDS encoding PHP domain-containing protein, which translates to METLFADLHIHTKYSDGTFSPEESVKYAQKIGLVAIGITDHDTTEGIPAAIKEGSKRGIEVIPGVELSVEMKNSHDEEMHILGYFINWEDTSFQQKLKLFRKARERRAYHILDKLKKLGVTVDERRLFEIAGIGVIGRLHFAKVLVENKTVSHTQEAFLKYLGDGKPAYVPKFRLLPDEAIKMILKIGGIPVLAHPHYNNISCNIVKSLKNAGLKGIEVWHTKHTSHETEKFKKIADKLNLIPTGGSDCHGVMNSEPAIMGTVKVPYTIVIELKKYKNNLDKNHCHLFA; encoded by the coding sequence ATGGAGACGCTTTTTGCTGATTTACATATTCATACAAAATACTCAGATGGTACTTTTTCACCTGAAGAAAGCGTAAAATATGCACAAAAAATCGGACTTGTTGCAATCGGTATTACTGACCACGATACAACAGAAGGAATTCCAGCCGCAATAAAAGAGGGTTCCAAAAGAGGTATTGAGGTAATACCCGGTGTAGAACTTTCAGTTGAAATGAAAAACTCACACGACGAGGAAATGCATATTCTCGGCTATTTCATTAACTGGGAAGATACTTCTTTTCAACAGAAATTAAAACTTTTTAGAAAGGCTAGAGAACGCCGAGCATATCATATTTTGGATAAACTAAAAAAATTGGGTGTCACAGTTGATGAACGGCGGCTGTTTGAAATTGCAGGGATTGGTGTGATTGGTCGGCTCCATTTTGCTAAAGTGCTTGTGGAAAACAAAACCGTTTCTCATACTCAGGAAGCATTCCTGAAATATCTCGGTGATGGTAAGCCCGCATATGTTCCAAAATTCCGACTACTACCTGACGAAGCAATCAAAATGATTTTGAAAATTGGCGGTATCCCCGTGCTTGCGCATCCGCATTACAATAATATAAGTTGTAACATTGTGAAATCGCTAAAAAATGCCGGACTGAAAGGGATTGAGGTCTGGCATACAAAACATACTTCACACGAGACAGAAAAATTCAAAAAAATAGCGGATAAACTTAACCTGATACCTACCGGTGGCTCGGATTGTCATGGCGTTATGAATAGTGAACCAGCAATAATGGGAACTGTAAAAGTACCTTATACGATAGTTATTGAGTTAAAAAAATATAAAAATAATCTGGACAAAAATCACTGTCATCTTTTTGCTTGA
- the cobT gene encoding nicotinate-nucleotide--dimethylbenzimidazole phosphoribosyltransferase, whose product MQSKKIEDVVKRIKPFDKKIFETTQKRLDNLTKPLGSLGRLEDLAKQIVAITGEEKPELNKKVIFTLAGDHGVVEEGVSCYPKEVTPQMVYNFLNGGAGINVLARQVGAKVIVVDIGVASKLQITNFKFQNFRDKKINYGTKNFAKGPAMTQEEAIKSIETGIELVEDELSNGLDIIGTGDMGIGNTTPSSAIASVVCNVAVEKVTGRGTGIDDKALKNKIAVIKKGIELNKPDAKNGIDVLSKIGGYEIGGLAGIMLAGACYRIPVVIDGFISGAAALIADKISPTAKQYWLSAHCSQEPGHKIILEHLGLKPILNLDMRLGEGTGSALAMFIIDASIKILTEMATFESAGVSTKIE is encoded by the coding sequence ATGCAGAGTAAAAAAATTGAAGATGTTGTTAAGAGGATAAAGCCATTTGATAAAAAAATTTTTGAGACGACACAAAAGCGGTTGGATAATCTCACAAAGCCATTAGGCTCGCTTGGTCGGCTTGAAGACCTTGCCAAACAGATTGTAGCAATCACTGGAGAAGAGAAACCGGAATTAAATAAAAAAGTAATATTTACACTTGCTGGTGACCACGGGGTTGTTGAAGAAGGTGTATCCTGTTATCCAAAAGAGGTTACTCCACAGATGGTTTATAATTTCTTAAATGGCGGTGCAGGAATAAATGTTTTAGCAAGACAGGTTGGAGCAAAAGTTATCGTTGTAGATATTGGTGTAGCAAGTAAATTACAAATTACAAATTTCAAATTTCAAAATTTTAGAGATAAAAAAATAAATTATGGAACTAAAAATTTTGCAAAAGGACCTGCAATGACACAAGAAGAAGCGATAAAATCAATTGAAACTGGTATAGAACTGGTTGAAGATGAATTATCAAACGGGCTTGATATAATCGGCACTGGTGATATGGGGATAGGGAATACAACACCATCTTCAGCAATCGCATCAGTAGTTTGTAATGTTGCTGTTGAAAAAGTAACAGGTAGAGGAACCGGTATTGACGATAAAGCACTTAAAAATAAAATTGCCGTAATTAAAAAAGGAATTGAACTTAATAAACCAGATGCCAAAAATGGAATTGATGTCTTATCAAAAATAGGCGGCTATGAAATTGGTGGGTTGGCAGGAATAATGCTCGCTGGTGCTTGTTACAGAATACCGGTAGTTATTGATGGCTTTATTTCTGGTGCGGCAGCACTTATTGCTGATAAAATTTCACCGACGGCAAAGCAGTACTGGCTATCAGCACATTGTTCGCAGGAACCAGGACACAAAATTATACTTGAACATCTCGGACTTAAACCTATACTCAATTTGGATATGCGGCTTGGTGAAGGCACCGGTTCTGCACTTGCTATGTTTATAATTGATGCCTCTATAAAAATTCTTACCGAAATGGCAACTTTTGAAAGTGCTGGTGTAAGCACAAAAATTGAATAA
- the cobS gene encoding adenosylcobinamide-GDP ribazoletransferase: MVNKFLSAVGFLTVFPVSEKKLKTCIVFFPLVGLFIGGLLVLVNFLASFLFSKNVVDMLVIVSLVIITGGLHLDGFADTCDGFYAGKNKNDILRIMDDVHIGAMGVIGLFCILGLKFFALQSISQKILYPSLLLFPSLSRWAIVLGCIFSKPAKNEGLGKIFIDTVSKNDFFITTIIILFTSIILFKMNGILILFATLLITILFLRFVTKKIDGITGDILGALNEICETFVLLILCITK; this comes from the coding sequence ATGGTCAACAAGTTTCTTTCAGCAGTTGGTTTTTTAACAGTTTTTCCTGTTTCAGAAAAAAAATTGAAAACCTGTATAGTTTTTTTCCCGCTTGTCGGTTTGTTTATCGGTGGACTTCTTGTATTGGTAAATTTTCTGGCTTCTTTTTTATTCTCCAAAAATGTGGTTGATATGCTGGTTATTGTCTCGCTTGTAATCATTACTGGCGGACTTCATCTGGACGGTTTTGCTGATACCTGCGATGGTTTTTATGCAGGAAAAAATAAAAATGATATTTTAAGAATCATGGACGATGTTCATATCGGTGCAATGGGAGTTATCGGACTTTTTTGTATTCTGGGTTTGAAGTTTTTTGCACTTCAAAGTATTTCACAAAAAATTTTATATCCATCGTTGCTTCTTTTTCCTAGTTTAAGCAGGTGGGCAATAGTTTTGGGCTGTATATTTTCCAAGCCGGCAAAAAATGAAGGACTCGGAAAAATTTTTATAGATACCGTCTCAAAAAATGATTTTTTTATTACTACAATTATTATACTTTTTACATCAATTATTCTTTTCAAAATGAATGGAATTTTGATTTTATTTGCAACATTACTCATCACAATTCTGTTTTTAAGATTTGTAACTAAAAAAATTGATGGTATTACCGGTGACATACTTGGTGCACTGAATGAAATCTGCGAAACATTTGTACTTCTGATTTTATGTATAACAAAATAA
- a CDS encoding MBL fold metallo-hydrolase has translation MTKLTFYGGVDEIGGNKILLEEGNTKIFLDFGMSFSEESKFFEFPLLRPTNIDDLRKINILPEIEGLYKNAGLTVTYQPDGDFAVNGTPEYRKIDAILLSHGHLDHSGYLGLVRPDIPIYSSAATKKFLKLRSDINKNWAADANQDIFNTIEPDKETIRIGRDVSIRRFDVDHSLIGASAFFLIAGNKKIVYTGDFRFHGYRKKETENFQNAIAKENIDVLITEATRLSRTDEEKAFDTEEEVFEAACEITKKEKGFVIYDASPADIDRVKTLARVAKETGRELVLDDKKAYFILYLNFNEPKKLVDDLPQINEFKIYLSREKLKKTTKKYLEIVPQGLDIFVETFVTGRDGYQRTLLAAADPNNKNADAIKIPSQKFLWGPLGRETLLKNSDNYILYTSNGPLTLLQLLPINKRIAGTYIYGKAEPFNEEMEFSFDKLEYWVKLSGLNLEYAHTSGHLSANDLKQFIQAVKPKCVIPVHTENAEAFNQFGIKTIRPELKKNLEL, from the coding sequence ATGACAAAACTAACTTTTTATGGCGGGGTGGATGAGATAGGCGGGAATAAAATCCTGCTTGAAGAGGGCAACACAAAAATTTTTCTGGATTTTGGAATGTCTTTTTCAGAAGAAAGCAAGTTTTTTGAGTTCCCGCTTTTAAGACCTACGAACATTGACGACTTACGCAAGATAAATATCCTGCCTGAAATTGAAGGACTCTACAAAAATGCAGGACTGACGGTTACCTATCAACCTGACGGTGATTTTGCGGTAAATGGCACGCCTGAATACAGAAAAATAGACGCAATACTTTTATCGCACGGGCACCTTGACCACTCGGGATATCTCGGGCTTGTAAGACCTGATATACCAATTTATTCCTCAGCAGCAACTAAAAAATTCCTTAAATTGAGGTCAGATATAAACAAGAACTGGGCTGCAGATGCAAACCAGGATATTTTCAATACGATAGAACCTGACAAGGAAACAATACGGATAGGGCGTGATGTTAGCATACGCAGATTTGATGTTGACCATTCACTTATCGGTGCGAGTGCTTTTTTTCTTATCGCTGGAAACAAAAAAATTGTCTATACCGGCGATTTTAGATTTCACGGATACCGGAAAAAAGAAACAGAAAACTTTCAGAATGCAATCGCAAAAGAAAATATAGATGTTCTCATTACAGAGGCAACTCGGCTCTCAAGGACGGACGAAGAAAAAGCATTTGATACAGAAGAAGAAGTTTTTGAAGCTGCCTGTGAAATCACAAAAAAAGAAAAAGGGTTTGTAATCTACGATGCATCGCCAGCGGATATTGATAGAGTAAAGACACTTGCAAGGGTTGCAAAAGAAACCGGCCGAGAACTTGTGTTGGACGATAAAAAAGCATATTTTATTCTGTACCTGAATTTTAACGAACCGAAAAAACTTGTTGACGACCTGCCACAAATTAACGAGTTTAAGATATATCTATCACGCGAAAAATTGAAAAAAACAACAAAAAAGTATTTGGAAATAGTGCCACAGGGGCTTGATATTTTTGTTGAAACATTTGTTACCGGCCGAGATGGCTATCAGCGAACACTACTTGCTGCAGCAGACCCGAACAATAAAAATGCCGATGCTATCAAAATACCATCACAAAAATTTTTATGGGGACCGCTTGGCAGAGAAACTTTATTAAAAAATTCTGACAATTATATTCTGTATACTTCAAATGGACCGTTGACGCTTTTGCAACTTTTGCCGATTAACAAAAGAATCGCTGGAACATACATCTATGGCAAAGCAGAACCATTTAATGAAGAGATGGAGTTTTCGTTTGACAAACTTGAGTACTGGGTTAAACTTTCCGGACTGAATTTAGAATATGCGCATACTTCAGGTCATCTTTCAGCAAATGACTTAAAACAATTCATACAGGCAGTCAAACCTAAATGTGTAATACCGGTTCACACAGAAAATGCGGAAGCATTTAACCAGTTTGGAATAAAAACTATAAGACCTGAACTTAAAAAAAATTTAGAATTATAA
- the cobU gene encoding bifunctional adenosylcobinamide kinase/adenosylcobinamide-phosphate guanylyltransferase — protein MGKIIFILGGVKSGKSSFALKLVQKRKNVVFAATAIPFDFEMQKKIVKHKKSRPQNIKTIEVKNKISEILKENFDTVIIDCLTVFVSNRILSNITERRIIDDIKSTIIAVKKKGRSAIIVSNEVGMGIVPKNKLARKFRDILGNINQAVSEIADKVYLMVAGIPVGVKK, from the coding sequence ATGGGCAAAATTATTTTTATTCTGGGTGGTGTAAAAAGCGGTAAAAGCTCGTTTGCGTTAAAACTTGTACAAAAAAGAAAAAATGTAGTATTTGCTGCAACGGCAATTCCGTTTGATTTTGAAATGCAAAAAAAAATTGTAAAGCATAAGAAATCAAGACCGCAAAATATAAAAACAATAGAAGTCAAAAATAAAATATCTGAAATCTTGAAAGAAAACTTTGATACTGTAATTATTGATTGTCTCACAGTTTTTGTTTCAAACAGAATTTTATCTAATATAACTGAAAGAAGGATTATAGACGATATTAAAAGTACTATAATTGCTGTAAAGAAAAAAGGTCGGTCAGCAATTATTGTTTCTAACGAAGTTGGGATGGGAATTGTACCAAAAAACAAACTTGCAAGAAAATTCAGAGATATATTGGGAAATATCAATCAAGCAGTATCTGAAATTGCAGATAAAGTTTATTTAATGGTAGCAGGAATACCTGTTGGGGTCAAAAAATAA
- a CDS encoding asparagine synthase-related protein: MYNKIRDKLIESVRRNKADGILFSGGLDTSILAALQPEAVMINVCLENYAPDLKFAKMLQEFLGLKVYYLTIKTDEAISVIPKIVKIIKSFDPAIPNDIPVYFGLKFAKQLGLKTVTTGDGADELFAGYRYMRIITHLSKYIKDIARNMYFTSNEIGKYFGLKIKQPYLDKEFRDFSLVIPTNLKIKKIHRKLIGKWILRKAFENVLPEKIIWQNKRPLEYGSGMTKLREIISSKITDDEFTQMSKFLSVKFINKEHFYYYKIYKDIVGKIPKPIENQKACPCCGAGMNQSSSHCRTCGYISASDFQ, encoded by the coding sequence ATGTATAACAAAATAAGAGATAAACTAATAGAATCTGTTAGGCGAAATAAAGCTGACGGGATACTTTTTTCTGGTGGGCTGGATACGAGCATTTTAGCAGCGCTTCAGCCCGAAGCGGTAATGATAAATGTATGTCTGGAAAATTATGCACCCGACCTTAAATTTGCGAAAATGTTGCAAGAATTTCTTGGATTGAAAGTATACTATCTAACGATAAAAACTGATGAGGCGATTTCTGTAATTCCCAAAATAGTAAAAATAATAAAAAGTTTTGACCCTGCAATTCCAAATGATATACCGGTTTATTTCGGACTAAAATTCGCCAAGCAATTAGGATTAAAAACTGTGACGACTGGCGACGGTGCGGATGAACTTTTTGCTGGCTATAGATATATGCGTATTATTACTCATTTGAGTAAGTATATTAAGGACATTGCAAGAAATATGTATTTCACTTCAAATGAAATTGGAAAATATTTTGGCTTAAAAATAAAACAACCATATTTAGATAAAGAGTTTAGAGATTTTAGTTTAGTAATACCGACAAACTTAAAAATAAAAAAAATCCACCGCAAGTTGATTGGCAAATGGATATTAAGGAAAGCGTTTGAGAATGTTCTGCCAGAAAAAATTATCTGGCAAAATAAAAGACCGTTGGAATATGGTTCAGGAATGACAAAATTGCGAGAGATTATCAGTTCGAAAATCACCGACGACGAATTTACTCAAATGAGCAAGTTTTTGTCTGTAAAGTTTATAAACAAAGAACATTTCTATTATTACAAAATATATAAAGATATCGTTGGTAAAATACCAAAACCAATAGAAAACCAAAAAGCATGCCCATGTTGTGGCGCTGGGATGAATCAATCTTCATCTCACTGTAGAACTTGTGGTTATATTTCAGCATCGGATTTTCAATAA
- a CDS encoding cob(I)yrinic acid a,c-diamide adenosyltransferase — MIQVYTGNGKGKTTAAIGLALRALGHKMNVCIIQFFKDRKFYGEQNILEHLKNLKIYSFATKHPHFYKNVKIANIKYECRNALKLVDKIFKEKKYDLLILDELNIIVRDEYVNAQEVVWLLKKAPKTMELVITGRGAHKKILKLADLITDMRIVKHPYYKGVKTRKGIDY; from the coding sequence ATGATTCAGGTCTACACAGGTAATGGAAAAGGAAAAACAACTGCGGCGATCGGTTTGGCTTTAAGAGCACTCGGGCATAAAATGAATGTCTGTATCATTCAGTTTTTTAAGGATAGAAAATTTTATGGCGAACAGAATATTCTTGAACATCTTAAAAACTTAAAAATATATTCATTCGCTACAAAACATCCACATTTTTACAAAAATGTTAAAATAGCAAACATTAAATATGAATGTAGAAATGCATTAAAACTTGTTGACAAAATTTTTAAAGAAAAAAAATACGATTTGCTGATTCTTGATGAATTGAATATTATTGTTCGTGATGAATATGTCAATGCCCAAGAAGTTGTCTGGTTGCTTAAAAAAGCTCCTAAAACTATGGAACTCGTTATAACAGGCAGAGGTGCACACAAAAAAATATTAAAACTTGCCGATTTAATAACTGATATGCGGATTGTCAAACATCCATACTACAAAGGCGTGAAAACACGAAAAGGGATAGATTATTGA